A DNA window from Anaerocolumna sp. AGMB13020 contains the following coding sequences:
- a CDS encoding MurR/RpiR family transcriptional regulator: MAGILDRIKENYAGFTKAEKKVADYIFENPRKVLYTSITDLAQYCMVGDTTVFRFCKELKLNGYQDFKMLLAQDITKMGEIKEQVAGIIESGDDTRTICEKTLSAHMDGLKETFQLLEYEQVAKAADLMSAARRIHFFGVGSSGTIALEAKQKFMRIIPNVEFTGDGHMQHIAASLMDSRDLAIIFSYSGSTKDMIEVHQLLKQNGCPTVIITHFAKTALTAQADAILLCGSNEGPLDGGASTTSIVQLYILEILYLQFFVKHYNQCSENKARTTESISGKLL; this comes from the coding sequence ATGGCAGGAATACTGGACAGAATAAAAGAAAACTATGCTGGATTTACGAAAGCCGAAAAAAAAGTAGCAGATTATATCTTTGAAAATCCCAGAAAGGTGCTGTATACATCAATTACTGACCTGGCGCAGTATTGTATGGTGGGAGATACCACGGTTTTTCGATTCTGTAAGGAATTAAAATTAAATGGATATCAGGATTTTAAAATGCTTCTGGCACAGGATATAACAAAAATGGGAGAAATTAAGGAACAGGTTGCTGGTATCATAGAAAGCGGAGATGATACCAGGACAATATGTGAAAAGACTTTGTCTGCTCATATGGACGGGCTTAAGGAGACTTTTCAGCTGCTGGAGTATGAGCAGGTTGCCAAAGCAGCAGATCTTATGTCAGCGGCCAGACGTATTCATTTCTTTGGAGTAGGATCTTCGGGAACAATAGCATTGGAGGCCAAACAAAAGTTTATGAGAATTATACCAAATGTTGAATTTACGGGAGATGGGCATATGCAGCATATAGCGGCCTCACTTATGGATTCCAGGGACCTGGCAATTATTTTCTCCTATTCCGGTTCAACAAAAGATATGATAGAGGTTCATCAGCTATTAAAGCAAAATGGCTGTCCTACCGTTATCATAACCCATTTTGCCAAAACAGCTCTCACCGCGCAGGCTGACGCCATTCTTTTATGCGGTTCGAATGAAGGACCACTGGATGGTGGTGCATCAACCACATCCATTGTTCAGCTTTATATTCTCGAAATCTTATATCTTCAATTTTTTGTAAAGCATTATAACCAGTGCTCAGAAAACAAGGCACGGACAACAGAATCAATATCCGGAAAACTGTTATAA
- a CDS encoding sodium-translocating pyrophosphatase, with protein sequence MDIRVEIFQAASIVVSILAFIAAFWLYRWVNKRPSSNERIAQVGKLIRNGANTFLAKEFKVLSRFCGVIAVVIFLFLPDPVWEGGLFDNVLMALSYIFGTCFSGIAGKVGISIATIANIKAAESSVKGIRPSFMAGFRGGAVMGMAVVGSSLLGVTLVLLLTDNTTALLGFSFGASSMALFAKAGGGIFTKTADISADLVGKVELGIPEDDPRNPAVIADNVGDNVGDVAGMGADLFDSNVASMAAALVMASALDKSSGGSGNASMVFCYSALGLLASITGVLTARMKEGGNPGRALNSNTYVTTALYGVLTALATYIFNFEWRIWFASAIGLAVGVVIGLASDYFTDDSRKPVHMVAKASEAGPAFTILSGISYGLMSILPSMIGIGISALAAYKICEPLGAGYPMFGIAMAAVGMLSIVGMIISNDAYGPIVDNARGLVEMGGLGEKALEITDTLDSAGNTVKAVTKGFSIGAAGLTVIALLGAFISEVNTAAAELGRPLITGFDILNPTVFFGLLFGAAIPPLFSAMLMLGVDRNAQRMVDEIHRQFREIEGLKEGKDGVVPEYDKCIEIATHGALKELVPAGLMTIIATLLVGFIGGVSAVGGFITGNIVSGLIFALFMSNSGGLWDNTKKYVESGHHGGKNSAAHKSAVVGDTVGDPFKDTAGPSLNTQITVVSLIASLTATVFLTISLFG encoded by the coding sequence ATGGATATCAGGGTAGAGATTTTTCAAGCAGCATCCATTGTTGTTTCAATACTTGCTTTTATTGCAGCCTTCTGGCTGTATCGCTGGGTAAACAAGAGGCCTTCTTCCAATGAGCGGATTGCTCAGGTAGGAAAGCTGATACGTAATGGTGCAAACACATTTTTAGCGAAGGAATTTAAAGTTTTATCCCGTTTCTGCGGTGTGATCGCAGTTGTTATCTTTCTGTTTTTGCCTGATCCTGTTTGGGAAGGCGGTCTTTTTGACAATGTGTTAATGGCATTGTCCTACATCTTTGGTACTTGTTTTTCTGGTATAGCGGGAAAGGTCGGTATCAGCATAGCCACTATTGCGAACATCAAAGCAGCAGAATCATCAGTCAAGGGTATCAGACCTTCCTTTATGGCAGGCTTTCGCGGTGGAGCAGTTATGGGAATGGCAGTGGTAGGTTCCAGCCTTCTTGGCGTCACCCTGGTACTGCTGCTTACCGATAATACAACAGCCCTTCTTGGCTTCAGCTTCGGTGCCAGCTCCATGGCGTTATTTGCCAAGGCCGGCGGTGGCATCTTTACAAAGACTGCCGATATCAGTGCCGATCTGGTAGGGAAAGTGGAACTTGGAATTCCGGAAGATGATCCGAGAAATCCGGCTGTTATTGCTGATAATGTAGGAGATAATGTAGGTGATGTGGCAGGTATGGGTGCGGATCTATTTGATTCCAATGTAGCTTCTATGGCAGCAGCGCTGGTTATGGCAAGTGCTCTGGATAAAAGCAGCGGAGGAAGCGGCAATGCCAGTATGGTATTCTGTTATAGCGCCTTGGGACTTCTTGCCTCCATTACTGGTGTACTGACGGCAAGAATGAAAGAAGGCGGCAATCCCGGCAGAGCGTTAAACAGTAATACCTATGTAACGACAGCATTATACGGTGTACTGACAGCACTTGCTACATATATATTTAACTTTGAATGGCGTATCTGGTTTGCCAGTGCCATTGGTCTTGCAGTTGGCGTTGTTATTGGCCTTGCCAGTGATTATTTTACTGATGATTCCAGGAAACCTGTCCATATGGTAGCCAAAGCCTCGGAAGCAGGTCCGGCCTTTACCATATTATCTGGTATATCCTATGGGCTTATGAGTATTCTGCCTTCCATGATCGGAATTGGTATATCAGCATTGGCAGCTTATAAGATATGTGAACCTTTAGGAGCTGGTTATCCCATGTTTGGTATAGCTATGGCTGCCGTAGGAATGTTGTCCATTGTAGGCATGATTATTTCCAACGATGCTTATGGACCCATTGTTGATAATGCCAGAGGCCTGGTTGAAATGGGTGGGCTGGGTGAGAAAGCCCTGGAAATAACAGATACCCTGGATAGTGCCGGGAATACCGTAAAAGCTGTTACTAAGGGGTTCTCCATAGGAGCTGCAGGACTTACGGTTATTGCCTTGTTAGGTGCTTTTATCAGTGAAGTGAATACTGCTGCGGCAGAACTTGGCAGACCGCTTATAACCGGATTTGATATTTTGAATCCGACAGTCTTTTTCGGACTGTTATTCGGAGCGGCAATTCCTCCTTTGTTTTCTGCCATGCTGATGTTAGGTGTGGACAGAAACGCACAGAGGATGGTTGATGAGATACACAGACAATTCAGGGAAATAGAAGGATTGAAGGAAGGCAAAGACGGTGTCGTACCGGAGTACGATAAATGCATTGAAATTGCTACCCATGGGGCGCTGAAGGAACTGGTACCGGCTGGCTTAATGACTATTATTGCAACGCTTCTTGTTGGATTTATTGGTGGTGTATCAGCTGTAGGCGGGTTCATTACCGGAAATATTGTAAGCGGTTTAATATTTGCCTTATTTATGTCCAATTCAGGTGGGTTATGGGATAATACGAAGAAATATGTGGAATCCGGCCACCATGGGGGCAAGAATTCAGCTGCTCATAAATCGGCAGTAGTTGGAGATACAGTAGGAGATCCTTTTAAGGATACAGCCGGTCCATCTCTAAATACTCAGATCACTGTGGTATCGCTCATTGCTTCCCTTACTGCTACGGTCTTCCTTACTATTTCCTTGTTTGGCTGA
- a CDS encoding DUF4914 family protein produces MKELLQKFNFSKELQAILDSCKSVVIPATKEELLALSFGPEGGNDYEVRYDVEGKGSVLEATVTRCRNGVIGNYPEDYMRRRDPDCNLVSDEKESDKPRYQDLYKKDFSELRDATFEWLKKQDLFIVPFMAGGREYGYPAILLAPVNAGFFGAALADLQEFVSVNDIESGFEPKAVVYLAPPFRHTHFDGKQVVVHNRLDDVHEVFSYNLYPGPSAKKGIYSVLLNIGEREGWTTCHASTVKVITPYDNEIVIMHEGASGGGKSEMTENIHRELDGKVVLGVNTLTKEKTYIELVDACELRPITDDMALCHTDMQNESHKLVVKDAEDGWFLRLDNIKKYGDSPQLESILIQPPRPLVYINMQAIEKATCLPWEHIIDSDGKPCPNPRVILPREYVQNVVSELAEVDIRSFGVRTPPCTKENPSYGVIGLFHVLPPALAWLWRLVAPRGYNNPSINSTNKMTSEGVGSYWPFATGKMVTQANLLLNQVKHSTHTRYVLIPNQHIGVYEVGFMPQWVAREYIARRGGAKFKPEQLVEARCNILGYCQESIRIDGRYIRQDFLRPELQAEVGIEGYDKGAKLLVDFFKEELVKFKTDDLDPLGREIIDCFFNNGSLEDYGDILPMRY; encoded by the coding sequence GTGAAAGAATTGTTACAGAAATTTAATTTTTCGAAAGAATTACAAGCAATACTGGACAGTTGTAAGAGCGTAGTAATCCCTGCTACAAAAGAGGAATTGCTGGCTCTTTCCTTTGGCCCTGAAGGCGGAAACGATTATGAAGTAAGGTATGACGTGGAAGGCAAAGGCTCTGTTTTGGAAGCTACCGTAACCAGATGCAGAAACGGTGTTATTGGTAACTATCCGGAAGATTATATGAGAAGAAGAGACCCGGACTGTAATCTGGTATCTGATGAGAAAGAGTCAGACAAACCGAGATATCAGGACCTTTACAAAAAGGATTTCAGCGAACTGAGAGACGCGACATTTGAGTGGCTTAAGAAACAGGACCTTTTTATAGTTCCCTTTATGGCCGGTGGAAGAGAGTACGGATATCCCGCTATTCTTTTAGCACCTGTTAACGCAGGCTTTTTTGGTGCTGCTTTAGCTGACTTACAGGAGTTTGTAAGCGTTAACGATATTGAAAGTGGCTTTGAACCAAAGGCAGTGGTTTATCTTGCACCTCCATTCCGTCATACTCATTTTGATGGTAAACAGGTGGTAGTCCATAATCGTTTGGATGACGTACATGAAGTATTCTCTTATAATCTTTATCCAGGTCCCAGTGCCAAAAAAGGTATTTACAGTGTGCTTTTAAATATAGGTGAACGTGAAGGCTGGACGACATGTCACGCTTCAACGGTTAAAGTTATCACTCCATATGACAATGAAATAGTTATTATGCATGAAGGTGCATCCGGCGGCGGTAAGAGTGAAATGACAGAAAACATTCACAGAGAGTTAGATGGTAAAGTTGTTCTTGGTGTGAACACCCTTACCAAAGAAAAGACATATATCGAACTGGTAGATGCCTGCGAGCTTCGTCCTATTACGGATGATATGGCTCTATGCCATACAGATATGCAGAATGAAAGCCATAAACTGGTTGTTAAGGATGCGGAAGACGGCTGGTTCTTACGTCTTGATAACATAAAGAAATACGGGGATTCTCCTCAGCTTGAGAGTATACTTATTCAGCCCCCCAGACCATTGGTCTATATTAATATGCAGGCTATTGAGAAGGCAACCTGTCTTCCCTGGGAGCATATTATTGATTCCGATGGCAAACCCTGCCCCAATCCCAGAGTTATTCTGCCCAGAGAGTATGTGCAGAATGTAGTCAGTGAACTTGCTGAGGTTGATATCAGGAGTTTTGGTGTTAGAACACCACCTTGCACAAAAGAGAATCCCAGCTACGGTGTAATCGGTTTATTCCACGTACTTCCTCCGGCACTTGCATGGCTGTGGAGACTTGTAGCACCCAGAGGTTACAATAATCCCAGTATTAATTCTACCAATAAGATGACCAGTGAAGGTGTTGGTTCCTACTGGCCTTTTGCTACCGGAAAGATGGTAACACAGGCTAACCTGCTCTTGAATCAGGTGAAGCATTCCACTCATACCAGATATGTTCTGATTCCTAATCAGCACATCGGTGTATATGAAGTTGGTTTCATGCCTCAGTGGGTGGCAAGAGAATATATTGCAAGAAGAGGCGGCGCTAAGTTCAAGCCTGAGCAGTTAGTGGAAGCACGCTGCAATATCCTTGGTTATTGTCAGGAATCTATCCGCATTGACGGACGTTATATCAGACAGGATTTCCTTCGTCCAGAACTTCAGGCTGAAGTTGGTATTGAAGGTTATGATAAGGGAGCTAAGTTATTAGTAGACTTCTTTAAAGAAGAGCTGGTTAAGTTTAAGACAGATGATCTTGATCCGTTAGGAAGAGAGATTATTGACTGCTTCTTTAATAATGGTTCCTTGGAGGATTATGGAGATATTCTCCCCATGAGATATTAA
- a CDS encoding N-acetylmannosamine-6-phosphate 2-epimerase, translated as MKKEEVLKKIKGGLIVSCQALPEEPLYSSYIMSRMALAAKEGGACGIRANTPEDIRCIKETIDLPIIGLTKSIYNDSEVYITPTLKEVKELMEVQPDIIALDATNRLRPGRMTLKELFLKIKEEYPEMIFMADCATFTEALEASVLGFDIVGTTLCGYTRETRNEKLPALSLMKEMVEKLPIPVIAEGGISSPEELKEALNTGVFAAVVGAAITRPAVITKKFINAIRK; from the coding sequence ATGAAGAAAGAAGAAGTGCTTAAGAAGATCAAAGGGGGATTAATTGTATCCTGCCAGGCATTGCCGGAAGAACCATTATACAGCTCTTATATCATGTCGCGGATGGCTTTGGCTGCAAAGGAAGGTGGAGCCTGCGGTATCAGAGCAAATACACCTGAGGATATCAGATGTATCAAAGAAACCATAGACTTACCTATTATTGGCCTCACCAAGAGTATTTATAATGACAGTGAGGTGTATATTACACCAACCCTAAAAGAAGTAAAGGAACTTATGGAGGTTCAGCCTGATATTATTGCTTTGGATGCTACCAATCGATTAAGACCTGGGAGGATGACTTTAAAAGAGCTTTTTCTCAAAATCAAAGAAGAATATCCTGAGATGATATTTATGGCTGATTGCGCTACCTTTACAGAGGCCTTGGAAGCCTCTGTACTAGGATTTGATATTGTGGGTACCACCCTTTGCGGGTATACAAGGGAAACCAGAAATGAGAAACTTCCAGCACTTTCACTTATGAAGGAGATGGTGGAAAAGCTCCCGATTCCAGTTATTGCTGAAGGAGGAATCAGTTCGCCGGAGGAGTTGAAAGAAGCGCTTAATACCGGTGTATTTGCGGCAGTTGTAGGGGCTGCCATAACAAGACCGGCTGTAATAACGAAAAAATTCATCAATGCCATTAGAAAATAA
- a CDS encoding hemolysin family protein codes for MDPDPDGDSIFLQILILIVITLINAFFSCAEMAMVSSNKNKIKRLADGGNKKAELVQKIMEEPTKFLSTIQVAITLAGFFSAGSAATGLSGPMGEFLLKIHIPYGDEISFFLVTIILAFFTLVFGELVPKRIALSKTEEISMFVIGPVNLLSKVASPFIKLLSFSTNLVMKLFGSKVNVQEDILSREEIKSLIDEGQVHGVLNENEREMINSIIEFDDTLAKEIMTPKVNVFAINILDPIENYVDRLMDTKYSRIPVYEDDIDNVIGILYFKDYMKEAIKVGYTNVNMRSILIKPYLVPDSKNIYELFKELQVSKNHIAVLIDEYGGFSGIVTMEDLVEEVMGDIEDEYDIYVPKIKMLDNSTYLLDGLLTIDELNEELDLGISSENYDTISGFLIDTMGAIPSDDEDRTIEIDNLVFKIISVKQKRIDKIKLYIGTVS; via the coding sequence ATGGATCCTGACCCTGACGGGGATAGTATTTTTTTACAAATACTAATACTAATCGTTATAACACTTATCAATGCATTTTTTTCCTGTGCCGAGATGGCCATGGTATCATCAAACAAAAACAAAATCAAAAGGCTTGCTGATGGCGGTAATAAAAAAGCCGAACTGGTGCAGAAGATCATGGAGGAACCCACAAAGTTCTTATCAACCATACAGGTTGCCATAACCTTAGCTGGTTTCTTCTCAGCCGGATCTGCAGCTACCGGATTATCCGGACCTATGGGAGAATTTCTTTTGAAAATTCATATTCCTTATGGAGATGAAATTTCCTTTTTCCTTGTAACAATAATACTTGCTTTCTTTACATTGGTTTTCGGTGAATTGGTTCCCAAAAGAATTGCTCTTTCGAAAACAGAAGAAATCAGTATGTTTGTAATTGGCCCTGTTAACCTTTTATCCAAAGTAGCATCACCATTTATCAAATTGCTTTCTTTCTCGACCAATCTGGTTATGAAATTATTTGGTTCAAAGGTAAATGTTCAGGAGGATATATTATCAAGAGAAGAGATCAAGTCTTTAATTGATGAGGGACAAGTACATGGGGTACTAAATGAAAATGAAAGGGAAATGATTAATTCCATCATCGAATTTGATGATACACTTGCCAAAGAAATTATGACCCCCAAGGTTAATGTTTTTGCCATCAATATCCTTGATCCCATAGAAAACTATGTAGATAGGTTGATGGACACAAAATATTCCCGAATCCCGGTATATGAGGATGATATTGATAATGTTATCGGTATTTTATATTTTAAGGATTATATGAAGGAAGCTATCAAGGTAGGCTACACCAATGTCAATATGCGTTCTATTCTAATCAAGCCTTATTTAGTGCCTGACAGCAAGAATATTTATGAACTGTTCAAAGAGCTTCAGGTCTCTAAAAACCATATTGCTGTATTGATAGATGAATATGGAGGATTTTCCGGTATTGTTACCATGGAGGATCTGGTGGAAGAAGTTATGGGAGATATCGAGGATGAATACGATATTTATGTTCCCAAAATTAAAATGCTTGATAATTCCACTTACTTATTGGATGGCTTACTTACAATAGACGAGCTTAATGAAGAATTAGATTTAGGCATTTCTTCTGAAAATTATGATACCATATCCGGTTTCCTCATTGATACTATGGGTGCTATTCCCAGCGATGATGAAGACCGTACAATAGAAATTGATAACCTGGTATTTAAGATTATCTCCGTTAAACAAAAGAGAATCGATAAGATTAAGCTTTATATCGGAACCGTATCTTAA
- a CDS encoding S8 family peptidase yields MTQEEQNKIISNDYIDVLIEYDADLTRMKDVYGETMQILDDTYAVAYIPVSKTQERLVGDIGYTAIPKLFGLLESPTIEAVGLNRLARLPGLNLKGEGVILGFVDTGIDYSLSVFRKSDNTTRIISIWDQTIVNPEATPETYNYGKVYTEDNINEALRSEAPLSVVPSVDELGHGTALAGLAGGGEVQAENFTGIATLAELAMVKLKLAKENLKEYLFVPAETIAYQENDIMAGVLYLVNLAKQRNKPIVICIGLGSNMGGHDGREPISLMLSRLGERNGVVVVLPAGNEGAAGHHYFGTVEDTTNSNLVEVNVAEDENGFTMELWGQAPGVYSIDITSPSGEYIPRIPARLGESRTIRFLFESTILYISYLIAEAQTGDQLIFLRFVRPAPGIWRFRVYGIKDITTGFHIWLPMTGFVREATRFVKPNPETTITTPGNAGIPITVTAYDYRNQSIYLNAGRGFTRLNNIKPELAAPGVELLCPSSEGFVAKTGTSMAAAVTAGIGALLLEWGLVRGKLIYMDSTAVKQFLIRGVKRSTNEAYPNKVWGFGMIDIYRTFDSLRGESTL; encoded by the coding sequence ATGACGCAGGAAGAGCAGAATAAAATAATTAGTAATGACTATATAGATGTATTAATTGAGTATGATGCGGATCTTACACGTATGAAAGATGTTTATGGTGAGACCATGCAGATTTTAGACGATACTTATGCGGTGGCATATATACCTGTCAGTAAAACACAGGAAAGATTGGTTGGGGACATAGGCTATACCGCCATACCTAAATTATTTGGATTGTTGGAATCACCAACAATTGAAGCAGTTGGACTTAACAGATTAGCAAGACTTCCCGGACTTAATCTGAAAGGAGAAGGTGTTATTCTTGGATTTGTTGACACAGGAATTGATTATTCACTTTCTGTATTTAGAAAAAGTGACAATACTACCAGAATTATATCAATCTGGGACCAAACCATAGTTAATCCGGAGGCAACACCGGAGACTTACAATTATGGAAAGGTATACACAGAAGATAATATAAATGAAGCTCTTAGAAGTGAAGCACCTTTATCCGTTGTACCTAGTGTGGATGAACTGGGGCATGGAACGGCTTTGGCTGGTTTAGCAGGCGGAGGTGAAGTACAGGCAGAGAACTTTACCGGAATTGCAACCTTAGCAGAGCTGGCAATGGTTAAGTTAAAACTGGCAAAAGAAAATCTCAAGGAATATCTGTTTGTTCCGGCTGAAACCATCGCATACCAGGAAAATGATATTATGGCAGGTGTACTTTATCTTGTAAATCTGGCAAAACAACGAAATAAACCCATTGTTATCTGCATAGGCCTGGGGTCTAATATGGGAGGCCATGACGGCAGGGAACCCATAAGCCTTATGCTTTCAAGACTGGGTGAAAGAAATGGGGTAGTTGTTGTGTTGCCTGCTGGAAACGAAGGTGCTGCCGGACACCATTACTTTGGTACCGTTGAAGATACAACTAACAGTAATTTAGTGGAAGTAAATGTTGCTGAAGATGAAAATGGTTTTACCATGGAACTCTGGGGGCAGGCCCCTGGCGTATATTCCATTGATATCACTTCGCCTTCGGGAGAATATATACCCAGAATACCGGCCAGGCTTGGAGAAAGCAGAACCATCCGTTTTTTGTTTGAAAGTACCATTTTATATATAAGTTATCTGATAGCAGAGGCTCAGACCGGAGATCAGCTCATCTTTCTGCGGTTCGTCAGACCTGCACCGGGCATCTGGCGTTTCAGGGTATATGGAATCAAGGATATAACCACAGGTTTTCATATCTGGCTTCCTATGACCGGTTTTGTAAGAGAGGCCACCAGATTTGTAAAACCCAACCCGGAAACTACAATTACAACGCCAGGAAATGCGGGTATACCAATAACTGTAACTGCCTATGATTACAGAAATCAAAGTATTTATTTAAATGCAGGCAGAGGCTTTACACGGTTAAATAACATAAAGCCGGAACTTGCTGCACCTGGAGTCGAACTGCTATGTCCAAGCTCTGAAGGTTTTGTAGCTAAAACTGGCACCAGTATGGCTGCAGCTGTAACGGCAGGAATTGGTGCGCTGCTTTTGGAATGGGGACTTGTACGCGGTAAATTGATTTACATGGATTCAACAGCCGTAAAGCAATTTCTTATTCGTGGTGTTAAGAGAAGTACCAATGAAGCCTACCCCAATAAAGTATGGGGCTTTGGTATGATTGATATTTACAGGACTTTTGACAGCTTAAGAGGAGAATCCACATTATAA
- the sufC gene encoding Fe-S cluster assembly ATPase SufC — MSEKLLEIKGLRVSVENKDILNGLNLTVNKGEVHVIMGPNGAGKSTLGYSIMGHSKYIVEEGKILFEGEDITNEKTDVRAKKGLFLSFQNPEELTGVSLESFLRSSKTAIDGKLPKVMAYRKELGKTMENLGMDREYADRYLNVGFSGGEKKKSEILQMLMLNPKLAILDETDSGLDVDAVKIVSKGVKAFKSKENALLIITHNTKILEYLDVDYVHILSEGKLIMTGGPELVETVNRKGFKALHK; from the coding sequence ATGTCAGAGAAATTACTTGAGATCAAAGGGCTCAGAGTGAGTGTGGAAAATAAGGATATTTTAAATGGGTTGAATCTTACGGTGAACAAAGGAGAAGTTCATGTGATTATGGGACCAAACGGTGCTGGTAAGTCAACCCTTGGTTATTCTATCATGGGACATTCAAAATATATTGTTGAAGAAGGAAAAATCCTTTTTGAGGGTGAGGATATCACAAATGAAAAAACAGATGTCAGAGCGAAGAAAGGGTTATTTCTTTCTTTTCAGAATCCGGAGGAATTAACCGGAGTAAGCCTTGAAAGCTTTCTGAGATCCTCCAAAACAGCTATTGACGGCAAACTGCCAAAAGTAATGGCATATCGGAAAGAGCTGGGCAAGACCATGGAAAACCTTGGTATGGACAGGGAATATGCAGACAGATATTTAAATGTGGGCTTTTCCGGAGGTGAGAAGAAAAAGTCTGAAATTCTTCAGATGCTTATGTTAAATCCCAAACTTGCCATACTGGATGAGACGGATTCCGGCCTTGATGTTGATGCGGTAAAAATTGTCTCAAAGGGAGTAAAAGCCTTTAAGAGTAAAGAGAATGCACTTCTTATCATAACACATAATACAAAGATTCTGGAGTATCTGGATGTTGATTATGTTCATATTCTTTCCGAAGGTAAACTGATCATGACTGGTGGACCGGAGCTCGTTGAGACGGTCAACAGGAAAGGCTTTAAGGCGCTGCATAAATAA